A section of the Pectinophora gossypiella chromosome 11, ilPecGoss1.1, whole genome shotgun sequence genome encodes:
- the LOC126370558 gene encoding cytochrome P450 6B5-like — MLMYAPLAFIAVGYLVYWYITRTFNYWKNRNVAYPEPVPLFGNIKDSVLRKKFIGVVFKELYDQFPKEKVIGIYRMTTPCILVRDLDIMKQILIKDFNLFVDRGVDFSKEGLGANLFHADGDTWKVLRTKFTPIFTSGKLKNMFPLVSERADMFIENMKKICREKPEQDLQSLSKKYTMSTISACAFGLDIKNDDDTNFAVLEKLDKLIFKPTYGSELDMMFPGILKKISSSLFPAEVHAFFNDLVKSIFEQRKGVPSNRKDFMDLIIEMRQQKIVRANKNVDDSEVSLELTDSLVAAQAFVFYAAGFETSSATISFLLYELSQNRDVQDKLIAEIDETFEKCRETISFDVLMEMPYLTRVFEETLRKYPIVDPLQRCAQTDYKIPGTDITVKKGQIVLFPVLGIHHDEKYYPNPEVFDPNRFTPENSRDRHPCAYQPFGVGPRNCIGMRFAKVQSRAFIVKLLSNFRVEASERTPFKNFDGNRVVMAPDGGMYLNFFSRQKR, encoded by the exons ATGTTGATGTACGCGCCGCTAGCATTCATAGCCGTCGGCTATCTAGTGTATTGGTACATCACCAGAACGTTCAATTATTGGAAAAATAGAAATGTGGCCTACCCAGAGCCGGTACCGTTGTTTGGTAACATAAAAGATTCAGTTCTGCGAAAGAAATTCATTGGCGTCGTCTTTAAAGAACTTTACGACCAATTTCCAAAAGAAAAAGTAATAGGAATATACAGAATGACCACGCCGTGTATTCTGGTCCGCGACCTGGATATCATGAAACAGATTTTGATAAAGGACTTTAATTTATTCGTAGACCGTGGCGTAGATTTCAGCAAGGAGGGCCTCGGAGCCAATTTATTCCACGCGGATGGTGACACATGGAAAGTTCTTCGGACCAAGTTTACCCCTATATTTACATCAGGAAAATTGAAGAATATGTTCCCCTTAGTATCAGAGCGCGCGGACATGTTTATTGAGAACATGAAAAAAATCTGCAGAGAGAAACCGGAGCAGGACTTACAAAGTCTTTCCAAAAAGTACACGATGTCGACCATCTCTGCTTGCGCATTCGGACTCGACATTAAGAACGACGATGATACTAACTTCGCAGTCCTTGAGAAACTAGACAAGCTCATATTCAAACCAACTTATGGATCTGAATTGGATATGATGTTTCCcggaattttgaaaaaaattagTTCTTCTTTATTCCCTGCTGAAGTGCACGCGTTTTTCAACGATCTTGTAAAATCAATCTTTGAACAAAGAAAAGGCGTGCCATCAAATAGAAAAGATTTTATGGATCTCATAATAGAAATGAGGCAGCAAAAAATAGTTCGAGCTAATAAGAACGTGGATGATTCCGAAGTTTCATTAGAGCTGACAGATAGCCTAGTAGCAGCTCAGGCTTTTGTATTTTACGCCGCTGGATTCGAGACGTCGTCCGCGACGATTTCGTTCTTATTGTATGAACTGTCACAAAACCGAGACGTTCAAGACAAGCTTATAGCAGAAATAGATGAAACTTTTGAAAAGTGCAGAGAGACCATATCTTTTGATGTATTGATGGAAATGCCATATTTGACCAGAGTGTTTGAAGAAACATTGAGAAAGTACCCTATTGTTGATCCGTTGCAGAGGTGTGCGCAAACGGACTATAAGATTCCTGGTACTGACATCACTGTAAAAAAGGGTCAAATTGTGCTGTTTCCAGTTCTTGGAATTCATCACGATGAGAAATATTATCCGAATCCGGAAGTGTTCGATCCAAATAGATTCACCCCGGAGAACTCCAGAGACAGACATCCCTGTGCGTACCAGCCGTTCGGAGTTGGACCCAGAAATTGTATCG ggaTGCGGTTCGCTAAAGTTCAAAGTCGGGCGTTCATAGTAAAGTTGCTGTCAAACTTCCGCGTCGAGGCTTCGGAAAGGACGCCCTTCAAAAATTTCGACGGCAACCGAGTTGTGATGGCACCTGATGGTGGAATGTATTTGAATTTCTTTTCTAGGCAGAAACGATGA
- the LOC126370557 gene encoding cytochrome P450 6B5-like, with product MLMYAPLAFIAVGYLVYWYITRTFNYWKNRNVAYPAPVPLFGNIKDSVLRKKFIGVVFKELYDQFPKEKAIGIYRMTTPCVLVRDLDIMKQILIKDFNLFVDRGVEFSKEGLGANLFHADGDIWKVLRTKFTPIFTSGKLKNMFPLVSERADMFIENMKKICRDKPEQDLQSLSKKYTMSTISACAFGLDIKNDDDTNFAVLEKLDKLIFKPTYGSELDMMFPGILKKISSSLFPAEVHAFFNDLVKSIFEQRKGVPSNRKDFMDLIIEMRQQKIVRANKNVDDSEVSLELTDSLIAAQAFVFYAAGFETSSATISFLLYELSQNRDVQDKLIAEIDETLEKCGGNISFDVLMEMPYLTRVFEETLRKYPIVDPLQRCAQTDYKIPGTDITVKKGQIVLFPVLGIHHDEKYYPNPEVFDPDRFTPENSRDRHPCAYQPFGVGPRNCIGMRFAKVQSRTFIVKLLSNFRIEASERTPFKNFDGNRLVMAADGGMYLNFVARQKR from the exons ATGTTGATGTACGCGCCGCTAGCATTCATAGCCGTCGGCTATCTAGTGTATTGGTACATCACCAGAACGTTCAATTATTGGAAAAATAGAAATGTGGCCTACCCAGCGCCGGTACCGTTGTTTGGTAACATAAAAGATTCCGTTTTGCGAAAGAAATTCATTGGCGTCGTCTTTAAAGAACTTTACGACCAATTTCCAAAAGAAAAAGCAATAGGAATATACAGAATGACCACGCCGTGTGTTCTGGTCCGCGACCTGGATATCATGAAACAGATTTTGATAAAGGACTTTAATTTATTCGTAGACCGTGGCGTAGAGTTCAGCAAGGAGGGACTCGGAGCCAATTTATTTCACGCGGATGGTGACATATGGAAAGTTCTTCGAACCAAGTTTACCCCTATATTTACATCAGGAAAATTGAAGAATATGTTCCCCTTAGTATCAGAGCGTGCGGACATGTTTATtgaaaacatgaaaaaaatcTGCAGAGATAAACCGGAGCAGGACTTACAAAGTCTTTCCAAAAAGTACACGATGTCGACCATCTCTGCTTGCGCATTCGGACTCGACATTAAGAACGACGATGATACTAACTTCGCAGTCCTTGAGAAACTAGACAAGCTCATATTCAAACCAACTTATGGATCTGAATTGGATATGATGTTTCCcggaattttgaaaaaaattagTTCTTCTTTATTCCCCGCTGAAGTGCACGCATTTTTCAACGACCTTGTAAAATCAATCTTTGAACAAAGAAAAGGCGTGCCATCAAATAGAAAAGATTTTATGGATCTCATAATAGAAATGAGGCAGCAAAAAATAGTTCGAGCTAATAAGAACGTGGATGATTCCGAAGTTTCATTAGAGCTGACAGATAGCTTAATAGCAGCTCAGGCTTTTGTATTTTACGCCGCTGGATTCGAGACGTCGTCCGCGACGATTTCGTTCTTATTGTATGAACTATCACAAAACCGAGACGTTCAAGACAAGCTTATAGCAGAAATAGATGAAACTCTTGAAAAGTGCGGAGGGAACATATCTTTTGATGTATTGATGGAAATGCCATATTTGACCAGAGTGTTTGAAGAAACATTGAGGAAGTACCCTATTGTCGATCCATTGCAGAGGTGTGCGCAAACGGACTATAAGATTCCTGGTACTGACATCACTGTAAAAAAGGGTCAAATTGTGCTGTTTCCAGTTCTTGGAATTCATCACGATGAGAAATATTATCCGAATCCGGAAGTGTTCGATCCAGATAGATTCACCCCGGAGAACTCCAGAGACAGACATCCCTGTGCGTACCAGCCGTTCGGAGTTGGACCCAGAAATTGTATCG ggaTGCGGTTCGCTAAAGTTCAAAGTCGGACATTCATAGTAAAGTTGCTGTCAAACTTCCGCATAGAGGCTTCGGAAAGGACGCCCTTCAAAAATTTCGACGGCAACCGACTTGTGATGGCAGCTGATGGTGGAATGTATTTGAACTTCGTTGCCAGGCAGAAAAGATAA